One Mesorhizobium sp. B2-1-1 DNA window includes the following coding sequences:
- the ccoO gene encoding cytochrome-c oxidase, cbb3-type subunit II — protein MGLMDRHALIEKNATLLLVGSLLVVTIGGIVEIAPLFYLDNTIEKVEGMRPYSPLELVGRNIYVREGCYLCHSQMIRPFRDEVERYGHYSLAAESMYDHPFQWGSKRTGPDLARVGDRYSNAWHVAHLADPRSVVPESVMPSYAFLKDAQIEVKNFSTHLVANARVGVPYSDDMIANANADLKAQADPNADTSGLEKRYPKAKVGDLDGNPQEVTEMDALVAYLQMLGTLVDFKNYDEAAGYR, from the coding sequence ATGGGCTTGATGGATAGACATGCACTAATCGAGAAGAACGCCACGCTTCTTCTTGTGGGCTCCCTTCTTGTTGTGACAATCGGCGGCATCGTTGAAATCGCACCGCTCTTCTATCTCGACAACACGATCGAGAAGGTGGAAGGCATGCGCCCCTACTCGCCGCTCGAACTTGTCGGGCGCAACATCTATGTGCGCGAAGGCTGCTACCTCTGCCACAGCCAGATGATCAGGCCGTTCCGCGACGAAGTCGAGCGCTACGGCCACTACAGCCTGGCTGCGGAGTCGATGTACGACCACCCCTTCCAGTGGGGATCCAAACGCACCGGGCCGGATCTCGCCCGCGTCGGTGACCGCTATTCGAATGCCTGGCACGTCGCGCACCTTGCCGACCCCCGCTCGGTCGTCCCGGAATCGGTCATGCCGAGCTATGCCTTCCTGAAGGACGCGCAGATCGAGGTGAAGAACTTCTCGACGCACCTGGTTGCGAACGCGCGCGTTGGTGTCCCTTACTCGGACGACATGATCGCCAACGCCAATGCCGATTTGAAGGCGCAGGCCGACCCGAATGCCGACACGTCCGGCCTCGAGAAGCGCTATCCCAAAGCCAAGGTCGGTGACCTCGACGGCAATCCGCAGGAGGTGACCGAAATGGATGCCCTGGTTGCCTATCTCCAGATGCTCGGGACCTTGGTCGACTTCAAGAACTACGACGAAGCCGCCGGCTACCGTTGA
- the ccoN gene encoding cytochrome-c oxidase, cbb3-type subunit I, with amino-acid sequence MKFGTQIFALSLFTFAALVAAGFGVDQPFRQHMWVLFFVLLGFVAILIRNSSFEVTAPIDPSAYMDGPIRYGAIATMFWGVVGMLVGVVIALQLAYPDLNIQPWFNFGRLRPLHTSGVVFAFGGNALLCTSLYVVQRTCRARLFGGDLAWFVFWGYQLFIVMAATGYLLGITESREYAEPEWYVDIWLTIVWVAYLILFLGTILKRKEPHIYVANWFYLSFIVTIAMLHVVNNLSMPASLLGSKSYSAFSGVQDALTQWWYGHNAVGFFLTAGFLGMMYYFVPKQANRPVYSYRLSIIHFWAIIFLYIWAGPHHLHYTALPDWAQTLGMVFSIMLWMPSWGGMINGLMTLSGAWDKLRTDPIIRMMVMAIAFYGMSTFEGPMMSIKAVNSLSHYTDWTIGHVHSGALGWVGMISFGAIYYMVPKLWNRNRLYSLRLVTWHFWLATLGIVVYAAVMWVSGIMQGLMWREYDEQGFLVYSFAETVAAMHPYYVMRAIGGAMYLSGALVMAWNIAMTILGHQREEQPMPGSVPALQPAE; translated from the coding sequence ATGAAGTTCGGCACACAAATCTTCGCGTTGAGCCTTTTTACATTCGCGGCTTTGGTGGCCGCCGGCTTCGGCGTGGACCAGCCATTCCGGCAGCACATGTGGGTGCTGTTCTTCGTGCTGCTCGGTTTTGTCGCCATCCTCATTCGCAACTCAAGCTTCGAAGTGACCGCACCGATCGACCCTTCCGCCTACATGGACGGTCCGATCCGCTACGGGGCCATCGCCACAATGTTCTGGGGCGTGGTTGGCATGCTGGTCGGCGTGGTTATCGCGCTGCAGCTGGCCTACCCCGATCTCAACATTCAGCCTTGGTTCAATTTCGGCCGCTTGCGGCCGCTGCACACTTCCGGGGTCGTCTTCGCCTTCGGCGGTAATGCGCTGCTGTGCACCTCATTGTACGTCGTGCAACGCACTTGCCGCGCCCGCCTGTTTGGCGGCGATCTCGCATGGTTCGTCTTTTGGGGCTACCAGCTTTTCATCGTAATGGCCGCGACAGGCTACTTGCTCGGCATCACCGAGAGCCGCGAATACGCCGAACCCGAATGGTACGTGGACATCTGGCTGACTATCGTCTGGGTCGCTTACCTCATCCTGTTCCTTGGCACGATCCTGAAGCGTAAGGAACCGCACATCTACGTCGCCAACTGGTTCTACCTGTCCTTCATCGTGACCATCGCGATGCTGCATGTGGTCAACAACCTTTCGATGCCGGCCTCTTTGCTCGGTTCCAAGAGTTACTCCGCCTTTTCGGGGGTCCAGGATGCGCTGACGCAATGGTGGTACGGCCACAACGCGGTCGGCTTCTTTCTCACCGCCGGCTTCCTCGGCATGATGTATTATTTCGTGCCCAAGCAGGCGAACCGGCCAGTCTATTCCTACCGGCTTTCGATCATCCATTTCTGGGCGATCATCTTTCTCTACATCTGGGCCGGGCCGCATCACCTGCACTACACCGCCCTGCCCGACTGGGCGCAGACGCTCGGCATGGTGTTCTCGATCATGCTGTGGATGCCGTCCTGGGGCGGCATGATCAATGGTCTGATGACGCTGTCCGGCGCCTGGGACAAGCTGCGCACCGACCCGATCATCCGTATGATGGTGATGGCCATCGCCTTCTACGGCATGTCGACCTTCGAAGGCCCGATGATGTCGATCAAGGCGGTCAACTCGCTATCGCATTATACCGACTGGACCATTGGTCACGTGCACTCCGGTGCGCTCGGCTGGGTCGGCATGATCTCGTTCGGCGCGATCTACTACATGGTGCCGAAGCTCTGGAACCGTAACCGGCTCTATTCACTGCGGCTGGTTACCTGGCACTTCTGGCTGGCGACCCTGGGGATCGTCGTCTACGCCGCGGTCATGTGGGTGTCCGGCATCATGCAGGGCCTGATGTGGCGCGAATACGACGAGCAGGGCTTCCTGGTCTACTCCTTCGCCGAAACGGTCGCAGCCATGCACCCCTACTACGTCATGCGCGCCATCGGTGGCGCCATGTACCTCTCGGGCGCCCTGGTCATGGCCTGGAACATCGCCATGACCATCCTCGGCCACCAGCGCGAGGAGCAACCGATGCCTGGCTCCGTTCCCGCCCTTCAGCCTGCCGAATAA
- a CDS encoding hemerythrin domain-containing protein, translating to MKRAHLEKLQLCDVLERIADTLPKVDTLACLSVANAIVPLLRDSHRYEETVIFPAYEAALASSDADLGSARRLSAEHIEDECFAGEVTEMLLAIGHGKTIDNAEAVGFMLRGFFESLRRHIAFEREHVLPMIGFVD from the coding sequence ATGAAACGTGCACACCTAGAAAAACTGCAGCTCTGCGACGTCTTGGAAAGGATCGCGGACACGTTGCCCAAGGTCGACACGTTGGCGTGCCTGAGCGTAGCCAACGCAATCGTTCCGCTGTTGCGCGACAGTCATCGATACGAAGAGACGGTCATCTTTCCCGCCTACGAGGCCGCGTTGGCCAGCAGTGATGCCGACCTTGGTTCAGCAAGGCGATTGAGCGCCGAGCATATCGAGGACGAGTGCTTTGCCGGTGAGGTGACCGAAATGTTGCTGGCGATCGGCCACGGCAAGACGATCGACAACGCCGAGGCGGTTGGGTTCATGCTGCGCGGTTTCTTCGAAAGCCTGCGCCGGCATATCGCCTTCGAGCGCGAGCATGTCCTGCCGATGATCGGGTTTGTCGATTGA
- a CDS encoding Crp/Fnr family transcriptional regulator, producing MTVRQDVHSAGIPVLCQSCEARHHGVCGALDPDQLVGLAKTSSKHTVEAGVELIGDAEAIDSYANVLSGVVKLTKSLSDGRQQIVGLQFAPDFLGRPFKVESAINAEAATAVSLCSFPRAVIERMMKQSPGLEHRLFKQTLNELDDARDWMVMLGRKSASEKVASFLLMIAKNIDPTLDPTAQSTRFDLPLTRADIADFLGLTIETVSRQLSRLRSDGVIRIENNRHVSVDSLNRLQSRSGA from the coding sequence ATGACAGTGCGTCAGGATGTACATAGCGCCGGCATTCCCGTGCTTTGCCAGTCATGCGAAGCGCGGCATCATGGCGTTTGCGGCGCGCTCGATCCGGACCAACTGGTGGGCCTCGCCAAGACCTCATCGAAGCATACCGTTGAAGCGGGCGTGGAATTGATCGGTGATGCCGAGGCCATCGACAGTTACGCGAATGTGCTTTCCGGCGTGGTCAAGCTGACGAAGAGCCTTTCGGACGGACGCCAGCAGATTGTCGGGCTTCAATTTGCTCCCGATTTTCTGGGCCGGCCCTTCAAGGTGGAAAGCGCGATCAACGCCGAAGCCGCAACCGCGGTCTCCCTGTGCTCGTTTCCAAGGGCCGTCATCGAACGGATGATGAAGCAATCGCCGGGACTGGAGCATCGTCTCTTCAAGCAGACGCTGAACGAACTCGATGATGCCCGCGACTGGATGGTGATGCTGGGCCGCAAGAGTGCTTCGGAAAAGGTGGCGAGCTTCCTTCTCATGATCGCCAAGAACATCGACCCCACGCTTGATCCGACCGCCCAGTCGACACGTTTCGACCTGCCTTTGACCCGCGCCGACATCGCCGATTTCCTCGGCCTGACGATCGAGACTGTCAGCCGTCAGCTGAGCCGGCTGCGATCAGATGGCGTGATCCGCATCGAGAACAATCGGCATGTTAGTGTCGATAGCTTGAATCGGCTGCAGAGCCGCTCCGGCGCCTAG